The region AGCGCTTCGAGGAAGGTGAGCCGGTACTCGCCGAAGCGCGCGTCGGCCTCCGCTTCAGCGGCTTCGACTTCGGCCCTGCGGCGCCCGCCATCGAACAGCGGCAGGTCGAGTGCCGCACCGATGCTTGCGATAAATTCGTCGAGGATGCCGCCGATCGACCCATCGCCCAGCGCCACGCTGGCGGGAATGGTGAGCGAGGGGCGAAGGTCCGCCTGCTCGATCCCGACATCGGCGGCGGCGCGCAGCAGCGCGGCTTCGGCGGCGAGGATATCCGCGCGGCGGCGCAGCAGGTCGACGGGCGTGCCCGCCGGCGGCCCGCCAGCATAGTCGGGAATGGTACTGTCGCCGATAGGCGCGGGCGGCTCGAACAGGCCGGGTGGCTGTCCCAGTAGGATCGCCAGCCGATTGGCCGCGCCCGCGCGCGCGATCTCGATCAGGCCGCGACGTGCACGTGTCTGCGCGAGATCCGCTGCCGCCCGGCGCACGTCCAGATTGGCGGCGAGCCCGGCCTCGAACCGCAGGGTCACGATCCTGAGCGTGCGCTCCTGCAATTCGGTCGACTGCGCCACGAGCTCGAGCTGCGCGCCGGTGCGGCGATATTCGATATATTGCGCCGCGATGGCAGCCGCGACGAGCCGCCGCTGGTCGGCGACGATATATTCCGCCTGCGCATAGTCCGCCGCAGCGGCGCGTATCTCCGCGGCGAGCCGCCCCGAAATGTCGGGATCGAAGGTGCCGAGCAGGCCGACGCTTGCAGCATCGCTGTCGAACGTGCCGAGCCCGATGGAGGCATCGGCGGCGCCGTCCACGCGCGGCAGCCGGTCCGCGCGCTCGGCGCGCAGCAGCGCCGCCGCGCCGCGCAGCCGGTCGCGCGCGATGGCGATGTCGATATTGGCGGCGAGGCCCTGTTCGACCAGTTCCTCCAGAACCGGGTCGTTGAAGCCTTCCCACCAGTCTTCCGCCACGCCGCTTTCCGGCAGATCTCCCGCGTAAGCCTGCGGCGCGAGGACCGGACGCTCTGCGGGATATTGCTCGATCGACGCGCAGGCCGAAAGCGCGAGGGCGGCACAGGACAAGGGGGCAATACGGATCATGCGGGCGCCATGGTCATGTCTTCGTCGAGCGCGTCGATCTCCTCGTTCAGCTTGGCAAGATCGACGCTCCGCGGCTGCCCGAAGCGTGCGATCACGAGGTACAGAACCGGCGTGAGGAACAGGGTGAACAGGCTCGCGATGCCGAGCCCGCCGAAGATGACCCAGCCGATCGACTGGCGTGCTTCGGCCCCCGCACCGCTCGCGAGGATCAGCGGGGTTGCGCCGATCACGGTGGAGATCAGCGTCATGGTGATCGGGCGCAGGCGGATGGCGGCGGCTTCCTCTACCGCTTCGCGCACGCTGCGGCCCTGATGGCGTAGCTGATCCGCGAATTCGACGATCAACACCCCGTTTTTGGCCATCAGCCCGATCAGCATGACGAGACCGATCTGCGAATAGATGTTGAGCGAGACGCCCGACAGGAACAGCGCGAAGACCGCCGCAGCGAGCGCAAAGGGTACCGTCAAGAGTACCACAAGCGCACTGGTGAGGCTTTCAAACTGGGCTACGAGCACCAGAAAGACGATCGCGAGCGCAAAGCCGTAGGTCAGCATCAGCGCGTTGGAGCTTTCCTCGAGGCTTTCGGCATCGCCCTGCAGCAGCATGTCGATATCGTCCGCCACCGCCTCTTCCGCCAGCCGTTCGACCTCGTCGACCGCATCGCGCAGCGGCGTTCCGGCGGCGATATCCATGTCGACCTCGATCGCGCGGCGCTGCTCGGTCCGGTCGAGTTCGGCGGCGATGCCCTGTTCGACGATCGTGGTCACGGCGGACAGCGGCACGAGGCGGTTGCTGCCGGCGTCCGGGGACGAGCCGCGCACGTAGAGATTGCGCAGGTCGTTGGGATTGGTGACGCTGATCGCCTGCGCGGTGAGGAAGATTGGCACCGCCTGGTCGCCGACATTGAGATCGACCAGTTCCTCGCCCCCCACCATCGCGCGCAAGGTCTGCGACAGGTCTTCCAGATCGACGCCGAGGTCGGAGGCGCGCTGGCGGTCGATGCGGATCGAAAGCTGCGGCTGGGTCGGCTGGTAGGAAATATCGGCGTTGGAGAGGATGTCGGACTGCGTATCGATCGCCGTGGCGAGGGCGTCGGCGCTTTCGTAGATCCGGTCGTATTCAGGGCCGGTCAGCGCGACCTCCAGCCCTTCGCCGCCGCCGCCGAAGCTGAGCGTGCCGCGCCCGCGCGCATTGGTACGCGAGCCGGGGATTTCGGACAGCGGTTCGTTGAGTTCCTGGACGATCTCCGTCTGGCTGCGGTCGCGCTCGCTCCAGTCGGCCAGCTCCGCCGTCACGCGCACGCGGTTGGGGTCATAACGGCCGACGATGGAAAAGGTGCTCGTGATCACGCCGCTCTCCAGATAGGGCTCCAGCACCTGTTCGACCTCGTCCAGTTCGCGGTCCATGAAGGCGAGCCCCACGCCGTCCGGGCCGGTCGCATCCACCGTGATCACGCCGCGATCCTCGTCGGGCACGAGCTCGTTGTCGAGCTGGGTGTAGAGCAGTCCGGCCAGCGCGGCGATTACGACCGATCCGGCAATCATCGCCTTGGGCGCGCCGAGCGCGCGGTGCAGGAGCCGCTCGTACCCATCGGTTGTCTTGCGTCCGAAGCGCGACAGGCGGCTGTTGCCTTGCGTGTCGCTCGTCAGGTCGAACTTCGCGGCAAGCGCAGGCACGAGCGAGAGCGCCACGAAGCTCGACAGGATCACCGCGACTGCCAGCACGAAGCCGAATTCGCGGAACAGCCGCCCGGTCTCCGACGGCAGGAAACTGATCGGCACGAAGACTGAGACGAGCACGGCGGTCGTCGCCACCACCGCGAAGAACACCTGCCGCGTTCCCACGACCGCCGCAGCGCGCCGTCCCAGCCCCTTGTTCTGCAACCGCTGCGCGTTTTCCAGCACCACGATCGCGTCGTCGACGATCAGCCCCGTGGCGAGAACCAGCGCGAGCAGGGTCAGCAGGTTGATCGAGAAGCCCATGATCCAGATCCCTGCGACCACACCCACCAGCGCGACTGGGATCGTGGTGCTCGGGATCATCGTGGGCCGCCAGGCGCGGAAGAAAATGAGCATCGTCGCCACCACCACGGCGATGGTGAAGGCCAGCGTGATCAGGACTTCGCGCACCGAGATGCGGATGAATTCGGCATCGTCTGACACGATCTGAAGCTCGACATCGTCGAACCGGCGATTGACCCGCTTGACCGCCTGCCGGATCGAGTCCGAAATCTGGATCGTGTTCGAGCTGGCCTGCCGCACCACGCCCAGCCCGATGATCGGTTCGCCATCGAGGCGGACGAAATTGCTCGCATTGGCGGGCGCGAAATCGGCCTGGGCGACGTCCCCGACGCGCACATTGTCGCTTATGACCACGCTCTCGATCAGCCCAGGCTCGGTCGCGCTGGCATCGGCGCGCACGACGAGGCTCTGCGCGTCCGAGCGGAAGGAGCCGACGGGCACGTCGAACGGCGCGTCCTGCAGCGCGTCCGCCACGTCGGTCAGCGTCAGGCCGAAGCGGTTGAGCCGCAGCGGATCGACCGCCACGCGCATCTGCCGCTCGCGTGCGCCGAACTGCTCGATGCTGGCGACGCCTTCGGCGGTCAGCAGTTCGGGGATGATGTCGTTGTCGACCAGACGGGTGAGTTCGGACTGGTCGTAGGCATCGCTCAGCACCGCCAGCGTCATGATCGGCTGGGCGTCCTGGTCGGCCTTGACCACCGTCACCTGCTCGACGCGTTCGGGCAGGTCGCGCTGGGTCCGGCTGACGGCTTCGCGCACGTCGGTGGCGGCCGTGTCGAGATCGATGCCGGGGTTAAACTCCACCCGGATGCGCGAGTTGTTCTCCTCGCTCGAGGAGCTGATCTGGCGCACGCCGGAGACTCGGGCGACCGCGTTTTCGAGGATGCTGGTGACCTCGGCATCCATCGTTTCGGGCGCGGCGCCGGGGAGGCTGGCGGTGACCGACACGATCGGGCGGTCGACATTGGGTAGCTCGCGCACTTCCGCACCCAGCAGCGCGGCGACGCCGGCGATCACGATCAGCAGGTTGAGCACACCGATCAGCAGCGGTCGCTTGACCGCCAGCATGGGAAGATCGGTTCTAGTCTCCATCGGCGGCGGCTGCATCCTCGACGCGCACGTTGCGTTCGGGCTCGCGGGCCTGGCGGACGAGGCGGATAGCCTGCCCGTCGCGCACCTTCTGCACGCCTTCGACGATCACGTGATCCTGCCGCGATATGTCCCCATCGACGAACACGCGCCCGTCGCGGCGCGAGGTGATGGTCACGGGCACGCGCACCGCCGCGCCGTCGCGCACCAGGAAGATGTGCGACCCTTCGCCGCCCCAGATGATGGCCTCTTCCGGGATGGCGGCCCGGGTCGCTCCGTTGCGGGAGAAATTGACCCGGAAGCTCATGCCCGGGCGCAACCGGTCCTCGCTATTGGGGATCGCGGTGCGCACGATGAAGTCGCGGCTTTCCTGAGAGATGCGATTATCGGTGGCGACGACCTCGGCCGAAATCGTCCGGCCCGGCTCCGAGAAGGGCACGACCTCCACGCTGTCGCCGCGGCTGAGATTGGCGAACACCTCTTCGGGCGCGAGGAAATCGACGTAGAGCGTGCCGCGCTGGTCGATCTGCGTGATCGGGGTGGAATCGTTGACGCGGTCGCCCACGTCGATCTCGGTCAGGCCGACATGGCCGGAGAACGGCGCACGCACCGTCCGGTCGGCCAGCGACGTTTGCGCCTGGCGCAACTCGACCCGCGCCGCGGCGAGCGCATTTTCGCCCGCTTCGATCTGGCTGTCGGAGATCGCGCCGGTATCCTCGATCCGGCGGTAGCGGCCCAGCAGCTGGCTGGCCTCCTGCACCGCAACGCGTGCCGCCTCGACATCGAGACGCTCCGCGCGACTGTCGAGTTCGAGCAGCGTCGCGCCCTCGCGCACATAGTCGCCGGCGGCGAACCGCACGCGGGTTACGCGGCCCGCCGTCTCGGGAAAAAGCTCGGCAGAGGTCGCCGCGCGCGCGGTGCCGATGGCTTCGACCTGCGACACTTCGGGGAGGAAGCGCACCTCCTGTGCGACGACCGGAACGGGCTCCTCTTCCCGCTCCTCCTCGCCCGAAGAGCAGGCGGCAATCAGCAAGCCGAGGCTGCCGAGCACCATAGTCTTGAAGCGAAATCGGTTCATTGAATTCCCGTCTATGGAACCAGGCAGGCGGACGGAAGCTTTTCCGCGTGTGGTGCAGGACCCGCAACACCTTCTATGGTCGGGGGTTGTCCCAGCCGGTGCCATACGCCGCGGCGAACCCGTTCGGGTCGACAGGCCCGGTCCACTCCTTGCGGATCCGGGGCCGGACAGATGCGTCAGCCGCTATTCCTGAGCGCCGTCGCGATCGCGTTGATCGACAGCTTGATCCCTTCCGCGATCCGCTCGTCGGAATCGCCGGCCCGGTGCCGTTTGAGCAGTTCGAGCTGCAGCAGGTTCAGCGGCTCGATATAGGGCAGCCGCAAGCGGATCGACGCATCGAGCTTCGGCGCGTTTTCGAGCAGGAAGGATTGTCCGGTGATCTCCAGCAAGGCATCGTGCGTCTGCTGCCAGCCGTCGCGGATCTGGCCGAACACCGTCTTTGCCAGGGCGCGATCCTCGACCAGCCCGGAATATTCCCCCGCAATCGCCATGTCCGATTTGGCGAGCACCATCTCCATGTTCGCGAGCGTGTTTTTGAAGAATGGCCATTGTTCGACCATGTCGCGCAGCAGGGCCTTGTCCTCGAACCCGGCGAGCGCCTGACCCGTGCCGTACCAGCCGGGCAGCATGACGCGCGCCTGACTCCACGAGAAGACCCAGGGGATGGCGCGCAGGTCCTCGATCCGGTTCGATGCCTTTCGGCTGGCCGGGCGCGATCCGATATTGAGCGTCGCGATCTCGGCGATCGGGGTCATCTGCCGGAAGACGTCGGGAAACCCTTCGGTCCCGTAGACCAGATCGCGATAGGCGATGAAGGCGCGGTCGGAAATATCGTCCATCGTGGCGGCGAAGGTCTGGTATTCCTTCGTGGCGAGCTTCTGCGGTTCCAGCGTGGCGAGCAGGGTCGCGCTGGCCACGGCGTCGAGGTTCTTTGCCGCGGTTTCGATCGTCCCGTATTTCGCGGCGATGACCTCGCCCTGTTCGGTGATCCGGATGCGCCCGTTGACGGTGCCGTGCGGCTGGCCGCGGATCGCATCGAAGGCGGAGCCGCCGCCACGCCCCACCGAACCGCCGCGGCCATGGAACAGCTGCATGGTGACGCCCGCTTCGGTGAAGACCGGGGCAAGCGCTTCGGAGGCGCGCGCGAGCATCCAGCTGGACGTCAGATAGCCGCCATCCTTGTTGGAATCCGAATAGCCGATCATCACTTCCTGATATCCGCGCGCACTCGTCATGGCGGCGATCTCGGGGATCGCGAAGAAGGCGCGCATGACGTCGGGTGCGCTTTCGAGGTCGCCGATGGTCTCGAACAGAGGGACCGGCATGATCGAGCAGCTCGGCGTGTCGCCGGCCCGATAGAGCCCCGCCTCGCGCACCAGCAGCAGGACCTCGAGCATGTCCGACACGCTTTCGGCCATCGATACGACATATTGCGTGATGCAGTCCGCCCCGAAGGTCTGCTGGGCCTGCGCGACCGCGTCGATGATCGCGAGCTCCTTCGCCGTCGCATCGGAATAGCTGGCCCAGGGCGTGCGCAGCGGACGGTTGCCGGCGAGTTCGTCACGCAGCACGGCGACGCGCTGCTCTTCGTCGAGGGCGAGGTAGTCGACATCCTCGCCCGCGACCTCGAACAGCTCGGCGACCACGCGTTCGTGAACCGAACTGTTCTGCCTGAGGTCGAGCGTGGCGAGATGGAAGCCGAAGGTCTGCACCGCACGGATGAGATGGCCGAGCCCGCCGACCGATCCGAAAGCCTCTCCGCCGATTTCCGCCAGAGACCGGGCGATCTGCCGCAGGTCGGCTTCGAAGGCGTCCGGGCCCGCATAGGGTTCGCCGTCGACGCTCGCCGGGCGGGCAGGCGGCCTGCCGCAGACCTGTTCGAACGTGGCCGCGAGGCGTCCGTAGATGCCGATCAGCGCGCGCCGGAAAGGTTCGTCCTCGCGATGGGTGGACTCATCGCCGCTGGCCTCGGCGAGGGTGACGATTTCGCCCGGAATCTCGGTCAGCTCGCTCGACACGGAAATGTCGGCGCCGAGCTGCTGCAGCGCATCGAGGTAATAGCCGAGCACGGTCTCCGCACCGTGGCTCAGCGCGTATTGCAGGCTGTCCTGCGTCACGAAGGGGTTGCCGTCGCGATCGCCGCCGATCCAGCTGCCGAGCCGCAGGAAGCTTTGCGGCCGCGCCGGGAGCACGCGTTCCCACCGGCGATAGAGTTCGGGCAGCACCGGCAGGAAGACGCTGCGCATGAAGTCGAGCGCGTTGTCGACCTCGTCCACCACGTTGAGCTTGTCGCGCCGCAGGGTGCGGGTGTGCCAGATGAGCGCGATCTGCCGCTCGATTTCCTCTTCGACGGGGCCTGTGTCTTCGCCTTCGGCAAGCACCTCGTCGCGCCGTTTCATCAGGTCGGACAGGCGCGTGCGATGATCGATGATGCTCTTGCGGCGGACCTCGGTCGGGTGCGCCGTCAGCACCGGCACGATCAGCGCGTGATCGAGCTGTTCGAGGATCGTTTCCTCGGTCACGCCGTGTTCGCGCAATTGCCCGATCGCTTCGACGAAGGTCGTCTGCTCGGCCGCGCCGACTGCGTCGCGGTCCTCCGCCAGATTGGCGAGCATCGAGAACAGGCCGAAGCCGCGAACGAAGGCCAGGGTCTCGTCCAGCGAGAGCTTTTCCAGTTCGAGATCGACCAGCTCGTCGCCGCGGTGGCGGTTGATGCTGGAAGAGCGGATGTGCTCGGTGCGCTCGTACAGGCGCTCCCCCCCATGCTCGCGGATCACGTTGCCGAGGGTCTTGCCCAGGAAGCGGATGTCGGCGTTTTGCTGAATGCGGGGGCGGTCGGTCATCTCGTCGTGGGGTTCCCTTGTTCAGGTTCGGATGCGGAGGTGTCGGTCGATCTTCGTAACGTAAGGTGCGCCGCACTCAACGGCATGGATCTGCTGTCGATCGGCGCTGTCGAGGGCGGTGAACCTGCTCCCAGCGAATGTTTCAATCGGCTGCGGCGTTCCTCATACGGCCTGCGCAGGGCAATAGCGGGCCAGATATTCGGCATGAGCGGGCATGTGACCGACGAGGTAGCGGATCGAATTTTCCATCTCGTCGAATTCCTGCCTGTAGTCGGTGACGGACATTGTTTGCGCGATGGGGCTGTGGCCGCCCATTTCGATGCCCTGGCCCAGCATGACGGCTGCCCAGCTGGTCTCGGTGAACAGCTCGTCCTCCTCGCGGAAAATCTGGCCGTTGCTGCGGAACAGATCGATTTTCTCCAGCAGCGTATCGGGCACGTCCATCGTGCGGACGTGGTTCCAGAAGGGGCTGTCGTCGCGCCGGGTGGCATTGTAATGCAGGACCAGGAAGTCCCGGATACGCGCATATTCCTTGGCGGTCAGGCGGTTGAAGGCGTCCTCCTGCGTCTGCGTGATCCCATCGAGCGACAGGATCGCGATCAGCTTGTTGATCCCGGTGTTAACGAGGTGGATCGAGGTCGATTCCAGCGGTTCCATGAAGCCTGCCGCGAGCCCCAGTGCCACGACGTTCCTGTTCCAGAACTTCTTGCGCCGCCCGGTGACGAAGCGCAGGAAATTGGGGTCGGCCTGCGGCTTGCCCGCGATGTTTGCGGTCAGGATGTCGAGCGCTTCGTCGTCCTGCATATATTCGCTGCAATAGACGTGGCCGTTTCCGTTGCGGGTCTGCAGCGGGACCTGCCACTGCCAGCCTGCGCTGTGCGCGGTCGCCTTGGTGAAAGGTGCCGGAGGGCTGCCGTCCTCGCGCGCGCAAGGCAGAGCCACCGCCCGGTCGCAGGGGAGATAGTGGCGCCAGTCCTCGTATCCGGTTTCGAGCGCCTGCTCGATCAGCAGCCCGCGAAAGCCCGAGCAGTCGACGAAGAGGTCGCCCGCCATTTCGGTGCCGTCGTCCATCGTGACCGAGCGGACGAAACCCGATGCGCCGTCGAGCGTGGTGTCGCTCACCCTGCCTTCGCGCCGCACCACGCCGCGCTTTTCGGCGTAGCCACGCAGAAAGGCCGCATAGCGGGTCGCATCGAGGTGATAGGCGTAGTTCATCGGTGGGAGATCGTCGCGCTCGTAATCCTGCGTACGCGCAAACTTCCCGAAATACGCCGCCATCGTTTCGAGGTTGAAGACCTGCAGCGGACGCTTGTCGCCCTCGCTTTTGGCGCGGTGCCAGACCTGGTGGAACGAGAGTCCGTCCAGCTGGTAGCCGTAGTTGCCGAAGGGATGGAGATAGGTCTCGCCGACGTTCCCCCAGTTGGCGAATTGGATGCCCAGTTTGAATGTGGCCTGCGTGGCCGCCATCATTTCGCGTTCGTCGATTCCGAGAAGTTGATTAAATTCGCGCATGGGAGGAATGGTGGCTTCCCCGACGCCGACCGTGCCGATCTGTTCGGATTCGATAAGCGTGACGCAAACCCTGCGGCTTTCCGACAGGCGGGAGAGCGCCGCGGCCGCCATCCAGCCCGCGGTGCCCCCGCCGACGATCACGATTTTCTCGATAGCCATCGATCCGCTTCTCTCACATCCCTCGGCGCAAATCGATAGCACGGTGCCGCACGATGTGAACGTTCATTTTCCCTTGTGAACGCTCACAACACGGGATATGCGGCCCCCCTTTGATGGAGTCGGTCCTCAAGCCGGCCCGCGACCCGAGGGAGGAAATCTTGACCAACACGCAGATCCGTGCGCCGCGCCAGTCCTGGCGCTCCTTCGCCCTGATGACGGTTTCCGGCATCGCGCTGACCAGCATCGCGCAGCCCGCCTTCGCGCAGGATGCCGCGCAGCCCGCAGGCGAAGACGAGCGCGAGACCGAAGCCGGCACGCCCGAAGAGGTGGCCGACCAGGAAAACGTCATTATCGTCTCCGGCTTCAGGGCCTCGCTCAGCAGCGCGCAGAACATCAAGCGCAATGCCGACACCTTCGTCGACGTCATCACCGCAGAAGACATCGGCGCGCTTCCCGACCGATCGGTGGCCGAAGCGCTCCAGCGCGTGCCCGGCGTCAACATCAGCCGTTTCGAACAGCGCGACGACCCGGACCGCTTCTCGGTCGAAGGATCGGGCGTCATCATCCGCGGTCTGCCCTACGTGCGGTCCGAACTGAACGGACGCGACATCTTCTCGGCCAATGGTGGCCGTACGCTGAGCTTCAATGACGTGTCGCCCGAGCTGCTCGGCCGGGTCGAGGTGTTCAAGAACAACACCGCCGACATGATTGAGGGCAGCATCTCCGGCACGGTCAACCTGGTGACGCGCAAGCCGCTCGATAACCGCGGAACGAGGATCGCGGGGACGGTCGAAGCCAACTACGGCGACTTCGCCGACGAATGGTCGCCCGGTTTCTCCATCCTCGGCGCGCACAGCTTCGAGACCGACATCGGCACCTTCGGCCTCCAGGTCGGCTATGCCCAGTCCGAGCTGAAGACGCGGACCGATGCGTCGCAGGTCACCGATCCGTGCTACCGCGCGCCGACGCTCGACGGGCCCTGCATCCGCGTGCGCGCGGTGGGCGACGCAGGCTTCAGCGGCGATCCGATTTTCGGTCCGGACAACTTCCCGCCGGAAGGATCGGTCGTCGTGCCGAAGGGCGCGGGCGTGCGCACCACCGACCTGGTGCGGGATCGCAACGCCATTTCGGCGATCGGGCAGTGGGAAAGCAGCGATGAAAGCGTGCTGCTGACGCTCGAATATCTCCGCGCGGAGACCGAGGCGACGCTCGACGAATATTCGCTGCTGGCACTCGTCAACAATGATGCTCTGTTCCCGGTCCCCGCAGCGGGCACCAGCTTCACCTTCGACGAGAACGGCATCTTCGAATCGGGCACGCTGACGCAGGGCGGCGGGATCCCGACCGAAGCGCTTCGCTTCCAGCGCGAGGACGAGGCCAAGACCGAGGATTTCTCGTTCGATCTCAACGTCAATCCGAGCGACCGGCTGGGCATCAACATGGAGGTCCAGCACATCAGATCGGACCGGCAGGAGAACGGCCTGATCGGCGCGATGCAGACGTCGTCCGACATCTTCCTCGACAATAGCGGGAACGTGCCGATCGTGCAGTTCCTGCAGCCGGGTACGTCCGAATCGCCGGCATCCTATTTCAGCGATCCCGACCAGAGCTACTACTGGTTCCTCATCGACAACCAGGTCCGCAACGAGGGCGAGCTGTGGAGCATGCGCGCCGATGTCGATTACGACATCGCCGATGGCGGCGAATCCTTCTTCCGCACGGCCCGCTTCGGCGCGCGCTGGTCGGACCGCAATCGCGTGACCCGCACCACGAACTTCTCCAACTGGGGCAACCTGTCCGCTCCCTGGACCGGGGGCGGTGCGGTCTACGCCGACGACTATCCCGCCTCGCAGCTGCGCAGTCCCTTCGTCGACTTCCAGCGCGGCAACGTGCCGGTGCCGGCGGGCGACGGATCGGCCTTCTTCTTCGGCGGCGACGATCTGGTCGACGAATATCTCAGCGGCCTGACCGAGGAGCAGGCGCGCGAACTCAACGCACGTTCGCAGACGCCCAACCCGTTCATCCCGATCTACGCACGGAACGACCTCGTCGACGGTACGCCGTACCGTGCCGGTGAGATCTCCAACGTCGATGAAAGCAGTTTCGCCGCCTATGGCCGGCTCGACTTCGGCTCATACGATTTCCTTGGCAACGGCTGGGATCTGCAGGGCAATATCGGGGTCCGCTATGTCCGCACCAGTGTCAATTCGGGCGGTTCGATCGGCTTCCCGTCCTCTCAGGGCTTCGAGCTGACGCCGAGCGGAGAGATCGATTTCGCAGCGACCTGTTCTGACCTTGCGGATGCGCCGGGCGGCATTCCCGGGTTCTGCCAGCTTTCGCCAGAACGCCAGGCACAGTTTGCCGCAGTGTTCGATAACCCGACGATCAACGATTCTGCCGCCGCAGAATTCGATTACTGGCTGCCGAGCTTCAATGCGAAGCTCGACGTCGGCGGCGGTCTGCTGTTCCGTGTGGGCGCGTCGAAAGGCATCTTCCGGCCCGATCTGGCGCTTTACCGGACGGGCGGCGTCATCGGTGACAACACCAATACGCTTCGTCAGGAAGGGACACTGGAAACCGGTCCGCTGTTTGCGCTGGACACCGGCAACAGGCTTCTCACTGCGACGGAGAGCTGGAACTACGATCTTTCGGTCGAATACTATTTCAGCCAGGTCGGATCGCTTACGGTCTCCGCATTCCTCAAGGATCTCTCGGGCATCGTGAACGCCGGTGCCACAACCCGCAGCTTCACGACGCCGGACGGGGTTGATTTCGATGTCAGGATCGACGGTCCCGACAACACCAGCAGCGGCATCCTGAAGGGCGTCGAAGTGGCCTATCAGCACACCTTCGATTTCCTGCCTTCGCCGCTCGACGGGCTCGGTACGCAGCTGACATATACCTATGTCGATGCGGGCGATTTCACGAACCCCGATCTCGACGGCAACCGCAGCCTCTTCGCAGAGTTCGTGCCGCTGGCCGGTGTTTCGAAGCACACGGTGAACGCGACGGTGTTCTACGAGAAGGGTCCGCTCTCGGCGCGCGCCGCGTATAACTGGCGTTCGGAATACCTCCAGACGCCGCGCGACGTGATCTTCCCCTTCTCGCCGATCTATGGCGAGGCGACGGGGCAGCTCGACGCGTCGATCTTCTTCTCGGTCACCGACGACATCAAGATCGGCGTCCAGGGCGTGAACCTGCTCGACGAGATCACCCGCACCTCGCAGGTGATCGATTTCGACGGGACCCGGGTCACGCGATCGGCCTTCCGCAACGATCGCCGCTACACCTTCATCGCGCGCTTCGACTTCTAGCAGCGCGGCGGAAGCAGCATGACGGAGCGGGCCTTTGCACGACGCGAAGGCCCGCTCCTGTCGTATCGGCACGGCAGGCCTCAAGACGGGGCCACGGCACGGATTTCAGGCAGCGCGTGGACGCCGATACGTCTTGCGGCTGGCAATGCGCGCGCGAAGGCGATAGCCAGCCTGCCTGATCCTGGGGGTTGATATCGGATGGCGAGGCGGCGCCAAGCAGTTACGATCAAGCATGTGGCGGCCGATGCGGGCGTGAGCCTGCAGACGGTCAGCCGAGTCATCAATCGCGAGCCCAGCGTCCGCCCGGAAATGCAGGAGCGGGTGCAGGCCTCGATCGACAAGCTGGGTTACGTCCCCTCGATCGCGGCGCAGCGGATGAGCGGGTCGCGATCCTACCTGATCCTGGCGCTCAACGATCGCGAGCGGACC is a window of Alteriqipengyuania lutimaris DNA encoding:
- the ppc gene encoding phosphoenolpyruvate carboxylase, producing MTDRPRIQQNADIRFLGKTLGNVIREHGGERLYERTEHIRSSSINRHRGDELVDLELEKLSLDETLAFVRGFGLFSMLANLAEDRDAVGAAEQTTFVEAIGQLREHGVTEETILEQLDHALIVPVLTAHPTEVRRKSIIDHRTRLSDLMKRRDEVLAEGEDTGPVEEEIERQIALIWHTRTLRRDKLNVVDEVDNALDFMRSVFLPVLPELYRRWERVLPARPQSFLRLGSWIGGDRDGNPFVTQDSLQYALSHGAETVLGYYLDALQQLGADISVSSELTEIPGEIVTLAEASGDESTHREDEPFRRALIGIYGRLAATFEQVCGRPPARPASVDGEPYAGPDAFEADLRQIARSLAEIGGEAFGSVGGLGHLIRAVQTFGFHLATLDLRQNSSVHERVVAELFEVAGEDVDYLALDEEQRVAVLRDELAGNRPLRTPWASYSDATAKELAIIDAVAQAQQTFGADCITQYVVSMAESVSDMLEVLLLVREAGLYRAGDTPSCSIMPVPLFETIGDLESAPDVMRAFFAIPEIAAMTSARGYQEVMIGYSDSNKDGGYLTSSWMLARASEALAPVFTEAGVTMQLFHGRGGSVGRGGGSAFDAIRGQPHGTVNGRIRITEQGEVIAAKYGTIETAAKNLDAVASATLLATLEPQKLATKEYQTFAATMDDISDRAFIAYRDLVYGTEGFPDVFRQMTPIAEIATLNIGSRPASRKASNRIEDLRAIPWVFSWSQARVMLPGWYGTGQALAGFEDKALLRDMVEQWPFFKNTLANMEMVLAKSDMAIAGEYSGLVEDRALAKTVFGQIRDGWQQTHDALLEITGQSFLLENAPKLDASIRLRLPYIEPLNLLQLELLKRHRAGDSDERIAEGIKLSINAIATALRNSG
- a CDS encoding tryptophan halogenase family protein, which codes for MAIEKIVIVGGGTAGWMAAAALSRLSESRRVCVTLIESEQIGTVGVGEATIPPMREFNQLLGIDEREMMAATQATFKLGIQFANWGNVGETYLHPFGNYGYQLDGLSFHQVWHRAKSEGDKRPLQVFNLETMAAYFGKFARTQDYERDDLPPMNYAYHLDATRYAAFLRGYAEKRGVVRREGRVSDTTLDGASGFVRSVTMDDGTEMAGDLFVDCSGFRGLLIEQALETGYEDWRHYLPCDRAVALPCAREDGSPPAPFTKATAHSAGWQWQVPLQTRNGNGHVYCSEYMQDDEALDILTANIAGKPQADPNFLRFVTGRRKKFWNRNVVALGLAAGFMEPLESTSIHLVNTGINKLIAILSLDGITQTQEDAFNRLTAKEYARIRDFLVLHYNATRRDDSPFWNHVRTMDVPDTLLEKIDLFRSNGQIFREEDELFTETSWAAVMLGQGIEMGGHSPIAQTMSVTDYRQEFDEMENSIRYLVGHMPAHAEYLARYCPAQAV
- a CDS encoding TonB-dependent receptor — its product is MTNTQIRAPRQSWRSFALMTVSGIALTSIAQPAFAQDAAQPAGEDERETEAGTPEEVADQENVIIVSGFRASLSSAQNIKRNADTFVDVITAEDIGALPDRSVAEALQRVPGVNISRFEQRDDPDRFSVEGSGVIIRGLPYVRSELNGRDIFSANGGRTLSFNDVSPELLGRVEVFKNNTADMIEGSISGTVNLVTRKPLDNRGTRIAGTVEANYGDFADEWSPGFSILGAHSFETDIGTFGLQVGYAQSELKTRTDASQVTDPCYRAPTLDGPCIRVRAVGDAGFSGDPIFGPDNFPPEGSVVVPKGAGVRTTDLVRDRNAISAIGQWESSDESVLLTLEYLRAETEATLDEYSLLALVNNDALFPVPAAGTSFTFDENGIFESGTLTQGGGIPTEALRFQREDEAKTEDFSFDLNVNPSDRLGINMEVQHIRSDRQENGLIGAMQTSSDIFLDNSGNVPIVQFLQPGTSESPASYFSDPDQSYYWFLIDNQVRNEGELWSMRADVDYDIADGGESFFRTARFGARWSDRNRVTRTTNFSNWGNLSAPWTGGGAVYADDYPASQLRSPFVDFQRGNVPVPAGDGSAFFFGGDDLVDEYLSGLTEEQARELNARSQTPNPFIPIYARNDLVDGTPYRAGEISNVDESSFAAYGRLDFGSYDFLGNGWDLQGNIGVRYVRTSVNSGGSIGFPSSQGFELTPSGEIDFAATCSDLADAPGGIPGFCQLSPERQAQFAAVFDNPTINDSAAAEFDYWLPSFNAKLDVGGGLLFRVGASKGIFRPDLALYRTGGVIGDNTNTLRQEGTLETGPLFALDTGNRLLTATESWNYDLSVEYYFSQVGSLTVSAFLKDLSGIVNAGATTRSFTTPDGVDFDVRIDGPDNTSSGILKGVEVAYQHTFDFLPSPLDGLGTQLTYTYVDAGDFTNPDLDGNRSLFAEFVPLAGVSKHTVNATVFYEKGPLSARAAYNWRSEYLQTPRDVIFPFSPIYGEATGQLDASIFFSVTDDIKIGVQGVNLLDEITRTSQVIDFDGTRVTRSAFRNDRRYTFIARFDF